In Anopheles gambiae chromosome 2, idAnoGambNW_F1_1, whole genome shotgun sequence, a single window of DNA contains:
- the LOC1272847 gene encoding putative aminopeptidase W07G4.4, giving the protein MGVEGYLPCEIDPVDNLEVALNRAARCDTLCVIDDANLHPVLAREIEQQKTFDAGICSEVSCFRCTVGSEPVRVVYSPVGELSDFDDVRRYAEAAGQAMRRALKAGAKFPLLVLPAPTERFSAAPLVALLGALHELYVPLQLREDVPAKRQRYAKIGLLHPDGAQRGQDLLRQVQSLEAGRFVARDIGGGDPERMAPPRVAKYVLQAFAGGPVKVTVVDDPRVFERDYPLFQAVNRAAGTVERHRGRIVFLEYRPPKPARKTVVLVGKGVTYDTGGADIKAGGVMAGMSRDKCGAAAVAGFMKVVEQRQPQDVHAIGVLCMVRNSVGEECYVSDEMVTSRAGVRVRVGNTDAEGRMAMADALCQMKERVLSEGLPDPHLYTVATLTGHAVLAVGNSAIVMDNGPARAANHGPELQRAGEVVGDPFEISVLRREDFDFHRGKCYGEDVLQANNLPSSRTPRGHQGPAAFLMLATGLDKCGLSSTHPIKYSHLDIAGSAGDVPDTPTGSPILALAQAHLQ; this is encoded by the exons ATGGGCGTCGAAGG CTACCTTCCGTGCGAGATTGACCCGGTGGATAATCTGGAAGTTGCCCTTAATCGTGCCGCCCGCTGCGACACGCTGTGCGTGATCGATGATGCCAATCTCCATCCGGTGCTGGCCCGCGAAATTGAACAGCAGAAAACGTTCGACGCCGGTATCTGCTCCGAGGTGAGCTGTTTTCGCTGTACAGTTGGCAGCGAGCCGGTTCGCGTCGTGTACAGCCCCGTCGGCGAGCTGTCCGATTTCGATGACGTGCGCCGGTACGCGGAAGCTGCCGGTCAGGCGATGAGGCGCGCACTGAAGGCCGGCGCAAAGTTTCCGCTGCTGGTATTGCCCGCGCCCACCGAACGCTTCTCGGCCGCCCCACTGGTAGCACTGCTCGGTGCCCTGCACGAGCTGTACGTGCCGCTGCAGCTGCGCGAGGATGTGCCTGCGAAGCGCCAACGGTACGCGAAGATTGGCCTGCTGCATCCGGACGGTGCACAGCGCGGACAGGATCTGTTGCGCCAGGTGCAGTCGCTGGAGGCGGGTCGGTTTGTGGCGCGCGATATCGGCGGCGGCGATCCGGAGCGTATGGCACCGCCGCGCGTGGCCAAGTACGTGCTGCAGGCGTTCGCCGGCGGCCCGGTCAAGGTGACGGTCGTGGACGATCCGCGCGTGTTCGAGCGCGACTACCCGCTGTTCCAGGCGGTCAATCGGGCGGCGGGCACGGTCGAGCGGCACCGGGGCCGCATCGTTTTCCTCGAGTACCGGCCGCCGAAGCCGGCCCGCAAGACGGTGGTGCTGGTCGGCAAGGGCGTGACGTACGATACCGGCGGTGCCGACATCAAGGCGGGCGGTGTGATGGCGGGCATGAGCCGGGACAAGTGTGGTGCGGCCGCCGTGGCCGGCTTCATGAAGGTGGTCGAGCAGCGGCAACCGCAGGACGTGCACGCGATCGGTGTGCTCTGCATGGTGCGCAACTCGGTCGGCGAGGAGTGCTACGTGTCGGACGAAATGGTGACGTCGCGGGCCGGGGTGCGCGTCCGCGTCGGCAACACCGATGCCGAGGGTCGCATGGCCATGGCCGATGCGCTCTGCCAGATGAAGGAGCGCGTGCTGAGCGAGGGCCTGCCCGATCCGCACCTATACACGGTCGCCACGCTGACGGGGCATGCGGTGCTGGCCGTCGGCAACAGTGCCATCGTGATGGACAACGGGCCGGCCCGTGCCGCAAACCATGGGCCCGAGCTGCAGCGGGCCGGTGAGGTGGTGGGCGATCCGTTCGAAATATCGGTGCTGCGCCGGGAGGACTTTGATTTCCACCGCGGCAAATGCTACGGCGAGGACGTGCTGCAGGCCAACAATCTCCCATCTAGCCGTACGCCTCGCGGTCATCAG GGCCCGGCGGCGTTCCTGATGCTGGCAACCGGGCTGGACAAATGCGGCCTCAGCTCGACCCATCCGATCAAGTATTCCCATCTGGACATTGCTGGCAGTGCCGGGGACGTTCCAGACACACCGACCGGATCGCCCATCCTGGCCCTGGCGCAGGCTCATCTGCAATAG
- the LOC1272848 gene encoding protein BCCIP homolog, giving the protein MTSKKLKVEAEDEEEQRMDAKSGSDESSDEENDEAYEGDEGITVDFEGRNPIDPDLDGIKQLLGQLFVKAHIDLTELAGVIVAQNYVGSVLKQAYTDADDDEEDEDTDMGDPCQVVFGVTTIINLANKQELASVRQLKKMIFEKAEKYATELVQQQFRDALEGGSKTTGLLLNERFINIPAAVCVPMCENLLSEMERARTKGMPFAFDYYLMFVKYYQQAAAGDKPAEVIYSNDEEEYFIKDSCASFDYSVQKETTTALAGQWQKKDEELQPFRKVLLIEASKLPGIVATIKNLVASVANK; this is encoded by the exons ATGACCAGCAAAAAGCTAAAAGTTGAGGCGGAAGATGAAGAGGAGCAGCGTATGGACGCGAAAAGCGGCAGCGATGAGTCGAGTGACGAAGAAAATGACGAAGCATACGAGGGGGATGAG GGTATCACCGTTGATTTCGAGGGAAGAAATCCGATCGACCCCGATCTGGACGGCATCAAACAGCTGCTGGGACAGCTCTTCGTAAAGGCACACATCGACCTCACGGAGCTGGCCGGCGTTATTGTGG CTCAAAACTATGTCGGCAGCGTGCTGAAGCAAGCGTACACCGATGCGGACGatgacgaggaggacgaggacaCGGACATGGGTGACCCGTGCCAGGTGGTGTTTGGCGTGACGACCATCATCAATCTGGCCAACAAACAGGAGCTGGCCTCCGTCCGGCAGCTGAAGAAGATGATCTTCGAAAAGGCGGAGAAGTACGCGACCgagctggtgcagcagcagttccGCGATGCGCTCGAGGGCGGCTCCAAAACGACGGGATTGCTGCTGAACGAGCGCTTCATCAACATTCCGGCCGCGGTCTGTGTGCCGATGTGTGAAAACCTCCTGTCCGAGATGGAGCGGGCCCGCACCAAGGGCATGCCATTCGCGTTCGACTACTATTTGATGTTCGTCAAATACTACCAGCAGGCGGCCGCCGGTGATAAGCCGGCCGAGGTGATCTACAGCAACGACGAGGAGGAATACTTTATCAAGGATTCGTGCGCCAGCTTCGACTATTCCGTGCAGAAGGAAACCACGACGGCGCTGGCGGGCCAGTGGCAGAAGAAGGACGAGGAGCTGCAACCATTCCGCAAGGTGCTGCTGATCGAAGCGAGTAAACTGCCCGGCATTGTGGCCACCATCAAGAATCTGGTAGCGTCCGTGGCGAACAAGTAG
- the LOC1272849 gene encoding T-complex protein 1 subunit zeta, translated as MASISLLNPKAEFARAAQALAINITAAKGIQDVMKTNLGPKGTMKMLVSGAGDIKITKDGNVLLHEMQIKHPTASLIARASTAQDDVTGDGTTSIVLIIGELLKQADLYIADGLHPRIIADGFDQARLQALDILEQIAHPIEVNRENLLNIARTSLRTKVHPDLADLLTDVCVDAVLAIRTEGKPVDLHMVELMEMQHKSATDTQLVKGIVMDHGARHPDMPKRVENAYILTCNVSMEYEKSEVNSGFFYKTAEEREKFVLAEREFIEDRVKKVIELKRKVCDGTDKTFVVINQKGIDPMSLDMLAKEGIVALRRAKRRNMERLALACGGMAMNSFDNMDESCLGFAGQVYEHVLGENKYTFVEDCKNPLSVTILMKGPNKHTLAQIKDAIRDGLRSINNAVEDKKLVPGAGAFEVRVHNKLREYAKTVKGKTRLAIQAYADAMLVVPKILAVNSGYDAQDTIVRLQEEGLLNEEPIGLDLSTGEPMKPVDLGIFDNYIVKKQILNSSTIIAVNILLVDEIMRAGMSSLKG; from the exons ATGGCCTCAATTAGCTTGCTTAATCCGAAGGCCGAGTTTGCCCGTGCGGCACAGGCGTTGGCCATCAACATCACCGCCGCGAAGGGCATTCAGGATGTGATGAAGACCAATCTCGGCCCGAAGGGAACAATGAAAAT GCTGGTTTCGGGTGCCGGTGACATCAAAATCACCAAGGACGGCAATGTGCTGCTGCACGAGATGCAGATCAAGCATCCGACCGCGTCGCTGATTGCCCGTGCCAGTACGGCCCAGGACGATGTGACCGGGGACGGAACCACCTCGATCGTGCTGATCATTGGCGAGCTGCTGAAGCAGGCCGACCTGTACATCGCGGACGGGCTGCATCCGCGCATCATCGCGGACGGGTTCGACCAGGCCCGGCTGCAGGCGTTGGACATTCTCGAACAGATCGCCCACCCGATTGAGGTGAACCGGGAAAATCTGCTCAACATTGCGCGCACCTCGCTCCGCACCAAGGTGCACCCGGATCTGGCCGATCTGCTGACGGACGTGTGCGTCGATGCGGTGCTGGCCATCCGCACGGAAGGTAAGCCAGTCGATCTGCACATGGTCGAGCTGATGGAGATGCAGCACAAGTCGGCCACGGACACGCAGCTGGTGAAGGGTATCGTGATGGACCACGGTGCTCGCCACCCGGACATGCCGAAGCGCGTGGAAAATGCGTACATTCTCACGTGCAACGTGTCGATGGAGTACGAAAAGTCGGAGGTGAACTCGGGCTTCTTCTACAAGACAGCGGAGGAGCGCGAAAAGTTTGTGCTGGCCGAGCGCGAGTTCATCGAGGATCGGGTGAAGAAGGTGATCGAGCTGAAGCGCAAGGTGTGCGACGGTACGGACAAAACGTTCGTCGTGATCAACCAGAAGGGCATCGATCCGATGTCGCTGGACATGCTGGCGAAGGAGGGCATCGTGGCGCTGCGCCGTGCCAAGCGCCGCAACATGGAGCGTCTGGCGCTGGCCTGTGGCGGTATGGCGATGAACTCGTTCGACAACATGGACGAATCGTGCCTCGGCTTTGCCGGGCAGGTGTACGAGCACGTGCTGGGCGAGAACAAGTACACGTTCGTGGAGGACTGCAAGAACCCGCTGTCGGTGACGATTCTGATGAAGGGCCCGAACAAGCACACGCTGGCCCAGATCAAGGACGCGATCCGCGATGGGCTGCGCTCGATCAACAATGCGGTCGAGGACAAGAAGCTGGTGCCGGGAGCGGGTGCGTTCGAGGTGCGCGTGCACAACAAGCTGCGCGAGTACGCCAAGACGGTGAAGGGAAAGACGCGCCTCGCGATTCAGGCGTACGCGGACGCCATGCTGGTGGTGCCGAAGATTTTGGCCGTGAACAGTGGGTACGACGCCCAGGACACGATCGTGCGGCTGCAGGAGGAGGGTCTGCTGAACGAGGAACCGATCGGGCTGGATCTGTCCACCGGCGAGCCGATGAAACCGGTCGATCTGGGCATTTTCGACAACTACATCGTGAAAAAGCAAATTCTCAACTCCTCCACCATCATTGCCGTTAACATACTGCTTGTGGACGAGATTATGCGTGCCGGCATGAGTAGCCTGAAAGGTTAA
- the LOC1272850 gene encoding CDP-diacylglycerol--inositol 3-phosphatidyltransferase, whose protein sequence is MEVKQQEQENIYLFVPNIIGYARIVLAIVSFYYMPTDYVIASWCYIISVLLDALDGHAARHFNQSTKFGAMLDQLTDRCGTCGLLVTLSYFYPKYMFWFQLSMAIDVACHWFYLHTTVLQGKTSHKFIDMSGNPIMRVYYTNRTVLGFMCLFNELFYAALYLLHFTPGPLLLGFSTFKLLAIVSFPVAVVKTGISVIHGFVASCNIGVIDVAERAAQREREANKKPQ, encoded by the exons ATGGAGGTCAAACAGCAGGAGCAGGAAAATATCTATCTGTTCGTGCCGAACATAATCG GTTACGCACGGATCGTGCTGGCAATCGTTTCCTTCTACTACATGCCCACGGACTATGTAATTGCCAGCTGGTGCTACATCATCAGCGTACTGCTCGATGCACTCGACGGTCATGCGGCGCGGCATTTCAACCAGT CCACAAAGTTCGGCGCCATGCTGGATCAGCTTACCGACCGGTGCGGCACATGCGGTCTGCTTGTAACGCTAAGCTACTTCTACCCGAAGTACATGTTCTGGTTCCAGCTTTCCATGGCGATCGATGTCGCGTGCCACTGGTTCTATCTGCACAC GACCGTGCTCCAGGGCAAGACGTCGCACAAGTTTATCGACATGTCCGGTAATCCGATTATGCGTGTCTACTACACCAACCGTACCGTGCTGGGCTTCATGTGTCTGTTCAACGAGCTGTTCTATGCGGCGCTGTACCTGCTGCACTTCACGCCCgggccgctgctgctgggctTCTCCACGTTTAAACTGCTCGCCATCGTCTCGTTCCCGGTGGCCGTCGTCAAGACGGGCATCTCGGTGATTCACGGGTTCGTTGCCAGCTGCAACATTGGCGTAATTGACGTCGCGGAACGGGCGGCACAGCGCGAACGGGAAGCGAACAAGAAACCGCAATAA